Proteins co-encoded in one Syntrophorhabdaceae bacterium genomic window:
- a CDS encoding patatin-like phospholipase family protein, translating to MKSNIIPTWDSGAVIKRLFIAVLSCLVFLCACQTAPVAPVKKVEPRVALVLGGGSAKGFAHVGVIRILEQEKIPIHMIIGTSAGSLIGGIYASNPDSFQLEWSAYAIDKNDILDISIVYSKMGPVQG from the coding sequence ATGAAAAGCAATATAATCCCTACGTGGGACAGCGGGGCGGTTATTAAAAGACTTTTCATTGCAGTCTTAAGTTGTCTTGTCTTTCTCTGCGCGTGCCAAACAGCACCTGTTGCACCTGTCAAAAAGGTTGAGCCACGGGTCGCCCTTGTCCTCGGCGGCGGCTCTGCAAAAGGGTTTGCCCACGTGGGCGTCATCAGGATACTCGAACAGGAGAAGATACCGATCCACATGATCATCGGCACCAGCGCGGGTAGTCTCATCGGCGGCATCTATGCCTCAAACCCGGACAGCTTTCAGCTCGAATGGTCAGCCTACGCAATAGACAAAAACGATATCCTCGACATCTCCATCGTCTATTCAAAAATGGGCCCTGTCCAGGGG